The genomic window CTGATGTTGACCAGCAGCGGCACCTCGTGCCCGTCGGCGGTTTCACCGCGGCCGCGGGCAGAGGTCAGCTCGGCGCGCCGGACTGCCCGCGCCCGCAGTGACGTCATGTCCGCCGCGGTCGGGGAGACGATGACCTGGCCGGCGGCGCCGTCGACGAGCGCGGCCGTGCCGTCGGCGAGCTCGAGGACGCCGCGAGCCTGCACCACCGTCGGGATCCCGCGTTGCGCGGCCAACACCGCCGAATGGGACGTCGGTCCGCCGGCGGCGGTGACGACGCCCGCCACCAGCGCCGGATCGAGTCGGGATAGCTCCGCGGCGGCGAGGTCTTCCGCGACCACAATGGCCGGGCGCTCCAGCCGCGGCACACCCGGGGCGGGCAGCCCCCGCAGCCGGCAGATGGCGCGGTCGCGCACGTCGTGCAGGTCGGTCACCCGTTCCGCGAGGTAGCCCCCGGCCCGGGCCAACTTCTCGGCGTAGTGCGCGGCGGCGCCATGGACGGCGCCGGTGACGCCCGCCCCGGCCCGCAGCCGCTGCGTGGCGGCGGCGAGCAACGCCTTGTCCTCCGCCAACCGGGCGGTGGCCCGCAGGATGGCGCCCGCGTCATCGCCCGCCTCGTCGGCCCGCGCCCGCAACTCATCCGCCACCTCGCCCAGCACGGCGCGCACCCGCGCGGCGTCGCCCTCCGGATCGGTGCAGGCGGGTTCGTCGGGGTCGATTCCCGGGGCCGGCAGAACCTTCACGACGGGCCCCGACGCCACGCCCGCGGAGACGCCGACGCCGGACAGGACGTCTCGGGCGTTCATCGTCGTCCCCCGTCGTCGGGAAGGTGGGATATGGACATGATTCGATCGTAGTCAGACGCCCCGCCGGCGCCACCGCGTAGACCCGGGTCAGACCCCGGAAAAATGGGGCGGGGGCGTACAATAGCCAGACGACCATCCATTCACCGACATGCCAAAGGACGATCGCACGTGTTCGGACTCTCCAAGCTTCTCCGCGTCGGCGAAGGCCGCACCGTCAAGCGCCTGGATAAATACGCTGACCAGGTCATCGCTCTCGAGGAGGACTACGCCGCACTGAGCGACGAAGAACTCAAGGCGAAGACCGGTGAGTTCCGCGACCGGCTGGCGGGTGGGGAAGAGCTCAACGACATCTTCCTGGAGGCCTTCGCCGTCGGCCGCGAAGCGTCCTGGCGCGTGTTGGGGCAGAAACACTATAAGGTGCAGCTCATGGGCGGCGCCGCCCTGCACTTCGGCAACGTCGCCGAGATGAAGACCGGTGAAGGCAAGACCCTGACGTCCGTGCTGCCGGCCTACCTCAACGCCCTGGGCGGCAAGAGCGTGCACATCGTCACGGTCAACGACTACCTGGCCAAGCGCGACGCCGAAATGATGGGTCGCGTGCACCGCTTCCTGGGCCTGGAGGTCGGCGTCATCCTCTCCGAACTGCGCCCCGCCGAACGCAAGAAGGCCTACGCCGCGGACATCACCTACGGCACCAACAACGAATTCGGCTTCGACTACCTGCGCGACAACATGACCCGCTCGTTAAACGACATCGTGCAGCGCGGCCACCACTTCGCCATCGTGGACGAGGTCGACTCCATCCTCATCGACGAGGCCCGCACCCCGCTGATCATCTCCGGCCCGGTGGACGGATCCTCCCAATTCTACAACGTCTTCGCCCAGCTGGCCCCGCGCCTGAAGGAAGACATCCACTACGAGGTGGACCACCGCAAGCGCACCGTCGGCGTGTCCGAGACCGGCGTCGCCTTCGTCGAGGACCAGCTCGGCATCGACAACCTCTACGCCCCGGAAAACTCCCAGCTGGTCAGCTACCTCAACAACGCCATCAAGGCCAAGGAGCTGTTCACTCGCGACAAGGACTACATCGTCCGCAGCGGCGAGGTGCAGATCGTCGACGGCTTCACCGGCCGCATCCTGGCCGGCCGCCGCTACAACGAGGGCATGCACCAGGCGATCGAGGCGAAGGAGGGCGTGGAGATCAAAAACGAGAACCAGACGCTGGCGAATGTCACGCTGCAGAACTACTTCCGCCTCTACGACAAACTCGCCGGCATGACCGGCACCGCCGAAACCGAGGCGGCCGAGCTGAACTCCATCTACGGCCTCGACGTCGTGCAGATCCCGACGAACCGGCCAAACCAGCGCGAAGACCACTCGGACGTGATCTACAAGACGCAGGAGGCCAAGTTCGCCGCCGTGGTCGACGACATCGCCGAGCACGTCGCCAACGGCCAGCCGGTGCTGGTGGGCACCACCTCCGTGGAGCGCTCCGAGTACCTCGCCCAGCTGCTGAAGCGCCGCGGCGTCGACCACAAGGTGCTCAACGCCAAGCAGCACGAGGAGGAGGGCCGCGTCATCGCTTCCGCCGGCCTGCCGGGCGCCGTCACCGTGGCCACCAACATGGCCGGCCGAGGCACGGACATCGTGCTCGGCGGCAACCCCGAAGTCCTCCTGGACCACCGCCTCAAGGAGCAGGGACTGGACCCCTTCGAGGACGAGGAACGCTACCAGGAGGCATGGGACGAGCAGCTGCCCAAGGCCAAGGAGCGTTCCCAGCGACTCGGCGACCAGGTCCGCGAAGCCGGCGGCCTGTACGTCCTGGGCACCGAGCGCCACGAATCCCGCCGCATCGACAACCAGCTCCGCGGCCGCTCCGGTCGCCAGGGCGACCCGGGCGAGACCCGCTTCTACCTGTCCATGCGCGACGACCTCATGGTGCGCTTCGTCGGCCAGTCCATGGAAAACATGATGAACCGCCTCGACATCCCCGACGACGTCCCGATCGAGTCGAAGATGGTCTCCAACTCCATCAAGGGCGCGCAGGCGCAGGTGGAGAACCAGAACTTCGAGATGCGCAAGAACGTGCTCAAGTACGACGAGGTGCTCAACGAACAGCGCAAGGTCGTCTACGGCGAACGCCTGGAAATCCTCAAGTCGGCGGACATCAAGCACAACATCCGCGCCATGATCGACCAGACGATCTCCGCCTACGTCGACGGCGCCACCTTCGAGGGCTACGTCGAGGACTGGGACCTGGATAAGCTGTGGAACGCCCTGGACACCCTCTACGGGCCGACGATCAGCTGGAAGGAGCTCGTCGACGGCTCCGACTACGGCGCCCCGGGCGAGCTCAGCGCAGCCCAGCTCAAGGACGCCCTGCTCACCGACGCCCACCGGGCCTACGACGAGCTCGAATCCGCGGTCTCCGCAGTCGGCGGCGACAAGCAGATGCGCAACGTCGAACGCCAGATCATCCTCCCGGTCATCGACACGAAGTGGCGCGAGCACCTCTACGAGATGGACTACCTCAAGGAAGGCATCGGCCTGCGCGCCATGGCGCAGCGCGACCCGCTGGTGGAATACCAGAAGGAGGGCGGCGACATGTTCAACGCCATGAACGACAGCGTCCGGGAAGAAACCATCCGCCAGCTGTTCTCCCTGCGCAAACAGTTCGCCGCGCAGGACACCAAGCCCACGGAAACCGGCGGCGCCGACGTGCAGGCCTAGAACACGCGGAAGGACTCCACCCGCCCGTCCTCCACCACGGCGGTGAAACCGAAGACCCGCCCCTGCGCCTCGCAGGTGCCGAACACCTCGCCGCCCACCGCCCGCAACGAACGCAGCGCGACCGGCCCGCGCGCCGGGGAGGAGCGCAGACGGGCGTTGATGCGGGAGCGCACCGCGTCCGAGAAAGTCCGCCGCGGCAACCGCTCGACCGGCCGCATACCGAAAGCCGCCTGCAGCGCCACGGTGACCAGTGGGGCCACTTCGGCGCGGGCGTCGTCGGGAAGTTCTTGCCGCCGGGGAGGCGGCGGAGAGGCGGGCGTGAGAATCTTGAGGTACGTCAGGCCTGGTACGGGTGACAACATGGCTGCTCCTTGTGGATGATGCTCTCTTAAAGGGGCAGACGCGTATCGGGTAGGTAGTATTGTGTCACGTTTGAAGCGCAGTCGCGGGGTGAACGTCCCCGCGTAGTCTGCGACACAGAAGCAACAGGGAAGAGGCAGGGTTA from Corynebacterium maris DSM 45190 includes these protein-coding regions:
- the secA gene encoding preprotein translocase subunit SecA translates to MFGLSKLLRVGEGRTVKRLDKYADQVIALEEDYAALSDEELKAKTGEFRDRLAGGEELNDIFLEAFAVGREASWRVLGQKHYKVQLMGGAALHFGNVAEMKTGEGKTLTSVLPAYLNALGGKSVHIVTVNDYLAKRDAEMMGRVHRFLGLEVGVILSELRPAERKKAYAADITYGTNNEFGFDYLRDNMTRSLNDIVQRGHHFAIVDEVDSILIDEARTPLIISGPVDGSSQFYNVFAQLAPRLKEDIHYEVDHRKRTVGVSETGVAFVEDQLGIDNLYAPENSQLVSYLNNAIKAKELFTRDKDYIVRSGEVQIVDGFTGRILAGRRYNEGMHQAIEAKEGVEIKNENQTLANVTLQNYFRLYDKLAGMTGTAETEAAELNSIYGLDVVQIPTNRPNQREDHSDVIYKTQEAKFAAVVDDIAEHVANGQPVLVGTTSVERSEYLAQLLKRRGVDHKVLNAKQHEEEGRVIASAGLPGAVTVATNMAGRGTDIVLGGNPEVLLDHRLKEQGLDPFEDEERYQEAWDEQLPKAKERSQRLGDQVREAGGLYVLGTERHESRRIDNQLRGRSGRQGDPGETRFYLSMRDDLMVRFVGQSMENMMNRLDIPDDVPIESKMVSNSIKGAQAQVENQNFEMRKNVLKYDEVLNEQRKVVYGERLEILKSADIKHNIRAMIDQTISAYVDGATFEGYVEDWDLDKLWNALDTLYGPTISWKELVDGSDYGAPGELSAAQLKDALLTDAHRAYDELESAVSAVGGDKQMRNVERQIILPVIDTKWREHLYEMDYLKEGIGLRAMAQRDPLVEYQKEGGDMFNAMNDSVREETIRQLFSLRKQFAAQDTKPTETGGADVQA